One Pyrus communis chromosome 4, drPyrComm1.1, whole genome shotgun sequence genomic region harbors:
- the LOC137730566 gene encoding small ribosomal subunit protein uS9, whose amino-acid sequence MAAPAIESVQCFGRKKTAVAVTYCKRGRGLIKINGCPIELVEPEILRFKAYEPILLLGRQRFAGVDMRIRVKGGGHTSQIYAIRQSIAKALVAFYQKYVDEQSKKEIKDILVRYDRTLLVADPRRCEPKKFGGRGARARFQKSYR is encoded by the coding sequence ATGGCGGCCCCAGCTATCGAGTCCGTGCAATGCTTCGGTCGGAAGAAGACGGCGGTGGCAGTGACCTACTGCAAGCGCGGACGCGGCCTGATCAAGATCAACGGCTGCCCAATCGAGCTCGTCGAGCCTGAGATCCTCCGATTCAAGGCCTACGAGCCGATCCTGCTGCTCGGTCGACAGCGCTTCGCCGGCGTCGACATGAGGATCCGAGTCAAAGGCGGAGGCCACACCTCCCAGATCTACGCCATCCGTCAGAGCATCGCCAAGGCCCTCGTGGCGTTTTACCAGAAGTACGTTGACGAGCAGAGCAAGAAGGAGATCAAGGACATCCTGGTCAGGTACGACAGGACTCTCCTCGTCGCTGATCCCCGGCGCTGCGAGCCCAAGAAGTTCGGTGGTCGCGGTGCCAGAGCCAGGTTCCAGAAGTCCTACCGTTGA